In Macadamia integrifolia cultivar HAES 741 chromosome 13, SCU_Mint_v3, whole genome shotgun sequence, one DNA window encodes the following:
- the LOC122059072 gene encoding long-chain-alcohol oxidase FAO4A-like has product MKLRAQNSNFLMEEVDHSVREANKVVTNTTISQSKQKANFNGTPHIKSLSSRQLESLLSICDTFLPSINISGDITVHDSVRTFYKTCASMAGTHQHVGVMIGETLKHPSVPLLRLSLWLLSTRLGTSLLCGTLCLSTKFPYFHKFSELPQKKREKIFRSWALSFFYPLRKLFKTLKYLTMLAFFSKVLLLSHSLSLSLPVCSCFRLCVFHEWVGGEGGGGGKLACLAAIRVGWA; this is encoded by the exons ATGAAATTAAGAGCCCAGAACTCGAATTTTCTCATGGAAGAAGTTGATCATTCTGTGAGAGAGGCCAACAAGGTCGTCACCAATACCACCATTTCACAATCAAAACAGAAAGCCAATTTCAATGGCACCCCTCACATTAAATCTCTATCTTCACGTCAATTGGAATCCCTCTTATCCATTTGTGATACCTTTCTTCCATCTATCAATATCTCCGGCGACATCACCGTTCACGACTCCGTCCGCACGTTTTACAAAACTTGTGCATCCATGGCTGGAACCCATCAACAC GTTGGGGTGATGATAGGAGAAACACTGAAGCATCCATCGGTTCCTCTGCTTCGTTTATCATTATGGCTGTTGTCTACAAGGTTGGGAACTTCTCTGCTATGTGGGACACTCTGCCTGTCTACCAAATTCCCTTACTTTCACAAATTTTCAGAGCTTCCTCAGAAGAAGCGGGAGAAGATCTTTCGGTCCTGGGCTTTAAGCTTCTTTTATCCCTTGAGAAAGCTTTTCAAAACCCTCAAGTATCTTACCATGCTTGCCTTCTTTTCTAAGGTATTacttctctctcactctctctctctctctctgcctgtATGTTCATGTTTCCGTCTGTGTGTGTTTCACGAGTGGGTTGGGGGTGAgggtggggggggtgggaaGTTGGCGTGTTTAGCTGCAATCAGAGTGGGTTGGGCGTGA